The following proteins are co-located in the Phaeodactylum tricornutum CCAP 1055/1 chromosome 2, whole genome shotgun sequence genome:
- a CDS encoding predicted protein, giving the protein MNFKAKFTLLAVVFLSAATAFAPGFVKHTAMKLEMGYVPDGLTEDQYRKIKMDDARKAKGKELGRLGPKGFKSRSLQSWQEAFDHGKAGHTFAPIDYKERVKQGLMKKEDVPYMVRGGNWDNSDVKGAKKLQWSKKDKDYAKGGYKKEQSASILGSGPGFDWTGMGDKKNKRNMPGMG; this is encoded by the coding sequence ATGAACTTCAAAGCAAAGTTCACGCTCCTGGCTGTTGTGTTTCTTTCTGCTGCCACGGCATTTGCCCCAGGTTTTGTGAAGCATACCGCAATGAAATTGGAGATGGGATACGTTCCCGATGGTCTGACGGAGGACCAGTATCGAAAGATCAAGATGGACGATGCCAGGAAAGCCAAGGGCAAAGAGCTTGGACGTCTCGGACCCAAAGGCTTCAAATCTCGCTCTCTGCAGTCATGGCAAGAAGCctttgaccatggcaaaGCGGGACACACATTTGCTCCAATTGACTATAAGGAAAGGGTTAAACAAGGCCTTATGAAGAAAGAAGACGTCCCCTACATGGTTCGTGGGGGAAATTGGGATAATTCCGATGTCAAAGGTGCCAAAAAGCTCCAGTGGTCCAAGAAAGATAAAGACTACGCCAAGGGTGGATATAAGAAGGAACAGTCGGCTAGCATACTTGGATCTGGACCGGGATTTGACTGGACTGGTATGGGTGATAAGAAGAACAAGCGGAATATGCCGGGGATGGGCTGA
- a CDS encoding predicted protein, with protein MDAGLLQTGVRSRCKPWNPASPFDTLLDLDLLKTVQNAGSDVSNALIREGKLVWTSIMRGALQEALYGALPSNVRQNVQFGKVLVDLRSVREGGIECLFSDGSVAGPFDVVVGCDGIKSACKEYVENGRILPKDAKREGDSVAVYSGLRIRYAVKDGNSEEKQAETATLSQYFGEGAYGLDGIYGAGPGQPHTKCAFLVYLDPDYVGPFKKKRARLESKPSVDENADWTQDVRKSIEVARETMLDQTKSLGVPDTDLSPTISAADRFFELGVYFHNPFSTQGWSREMTDSKGGSVVLCGDAAHALPPFLGQGSNQAIQDAYCLAKQLYAYNAEIEQGRDANLNAMLKDYENTRWPSTFGIFWKSTFLGYLETGGEDGLYARFRDVFFKTMGAVGIAEWVLISAAKPKI; from the coding sequence ATGGACGCTGGCTTACTACAGACGGGTGTACGGAGTCGTTGTAAACCCTGGAATCCAGCCAGCCCTTTTGACACGCTCCTGGATCTGGACCTCCTGAAAACAGTTCAAAATGCCGGTTCTGACGTCTCCAACGCTCTGATACGAGAGGGGAAGCTAGTCTGGACCAGCATAATGCGAGGGGCTTTGCAAGAAGCATTGTACGGCGCCCTGCCGAGCAATGTCCGACAAAATGTCCAGTTTGGCAAAGTGTTAGTGGACCTTCGATCGGTTCGCGAGGGTGGAATTGAATGCTTATTTAGTGACGGGTCGGTAGCTGGGCCTTTTGATGTCGTGGTAGGATGTGATGGCATCAAGTCTGCGTGCAAGGAATACGTCGAAAATGGACGGATTCTGCCCAAAGACGCAAAGCGCGAGGGAGACTCTGTTGCCGTGTACTCCGGTTTGAGGATTCGTTACGCCGTGAAGGACGGTAATTCCGAAGAGAAACAAGCGGAAACCGCCACGCTATCTCAATACTTTGGTGAAGGCGCTTACGGTTTGGACGGGATCTACGGTGCTGGTCCGGGCCAGCCCCACACAAAATGCGCCTTTCTCGTCTACCTCGATCCGGATTACGTCGGACCGTTTAAGAAGAAACGCGCGCGTTTAGAATCCAAACCATCCGTAGACGAGAACGCCGACTGGACTCAAGATGTCCGTAAGTCTATTGAAGTGGCGCGAGAAACAATGTTGGATCAAACCAAATCGTTGGGTGTACCGGACACCGACCTGTCACCCACCATTAGTGCGGCCGATCGTTTCTTCGAACTCGGTGTGTACTTTCACAATCCTTTTAGCACTCAAGGTTGGAGTCGTGAAATGACCGATTCCAAGGGAGGATCCGTTGTTCTGTGCGGTGATGCCGCACACGCGCTGCCACCCTTTTTGGGTCAAGGATCCAACCAGGCCATTCAAGATGCGTACTGTTTGGCCAAACAACTCTACGCCTACAACGCCGAAATCGAGCAAGGCCGAGACGCAAACTTGAACGCCATGCTCAAAGATTACGAAAACACACGGTGGCCGAGCACGTTTGGCATATTCTGGAAGTCCACCTTTCTGGGATACCTCGAGACTGGCGGCGAAGATGGACTGTACGCTAGATTTCGTGACGTTTTCTTCAAAACCATGGGAGCCGTCGGAATCGCTGAGTGGGTCCTCATTAGCGCCGCCAAACCCAAAATCTAA
- the FABI gene encoding enoyl-acp reductase (enoyl-ACP reductase. Reduces the 2-trans enoyl-ACP of a growing fatty acyl-ACP. Part of the type II fatty acid synthase of the plastid. Probably contains a typical bipartite plastid targeting signal. Predicted to have both ER and plastid targeting signals by targetP.) encodes MAAQVDLKGKVAFVAGVADSTGYGWAIAKALAEAGATIIVGTWPPVLKIFQMGLKKGQFNEDSTLADGSLMTIEKVYPLDAVFDAPDDVPDEIKENKRYAGLDGYTISEVAKAVEADYGKIDILVHSLANGPEVTKPLLETTRKGYLAASSASAYSAVSLLQKFGPIMNEGGAMLSLTYIASEKVIPGYGGGMSSAKAQLESDTRTLAYEAGRKWGIRVNTISAGPLKSRAASAIGKEPGQKTFIEYAIDYSKANAPLEQDLYSDDVGNASLFLTSPMARTVTGVTLYVDNGLHSMGMALDSKAMEGSRE; translated from the coding sequence ATGGCAGCGCAGGTCGACCTCAAAGGCAAGGTAGCCTTTGTGGCTGGTGTTGCCGATTCCACTGGTTACGGCTGGGCGATCGCCAAAGCTTTGGCCGAAGCAGGAGCCACAATCATTGTCGGAACGTGGCCTCCGGTACTCAAGATCTTCCAAATGGGTTTGAAAAAGGGACAGTTCAACGAGGACTCCACACTCGCGGATGGTTCCCTAATGACGATCGAAAAGGTGTATCCCCTCGATGCCGTCTTTGATGCCCCAGACGACGTCCCGGATGAGATTAAGGAAAATAAGCGTTACGCTGGATTGGACGGATACACCATTTCCGAAGTAGCCAAAGCCGTCGAAGCCGATTACGGAAAAATCGATATCCTCGTTCATTCCCTCGCCAACGGTCCCGAAGTCACCAAGCCCCTCCTCGAAACGACTCGCAAAGGATACCTCGCTGCTTCTTCCGCCTCCGCATACTCGGCAGTCTCGCTCCTGCAAAAATTCGGCCCCATCATGAACGAAGGCGGCGCCATGCTTTCGTTGACGTACATTGCCTCCGAAAAGGTCATTCCCGGTTACGGCGGTGGCATGTCCTCCGCCAAGGCTCAGCTGGAAAGCGACACCCGCACCCTCGCCTACGAAGCCGGTCGCAAGTGGGGTATTCGCGTCAACACCATTTCCGCCGGTCCTCTCAAATCCCGGGCGGCCTCCGCAATTGGCAAAGAGCCCGGTCAGAAAACCTTTATCGAATACGCCATTGATTATTCCAAGGCCAACGCGCCGCTCGAACAGGATTTGTACAGCGACGATGTCGGTAACGCCAGTCTCTTTTTGACCAGCCCCATGGCCCGAACCGTTACCGGTGTTACCCTGTACGTGGACAATGGCCTGCATTCTATGGGTATGGCCTTGGATAGCAAAGCGATGGAAGGCTCGCGCGAGTAA
- a CDS encoding predicted protein has translation MKYVSFIIGATVLLLATPAGAWTITPPTQQLPDPVRTSAIAFTRRGFLKSSGSIVAAGILLGTSNAPPAYAVDEDQNDNNSKNESDPNDKKAMAQVEKERQQAEKEARRLAEETKKRLAVGRIGTI, from the coding sequence ATGAAATATGTTTCTTTTATCATTGGGGCCACTGTTCTACTGCTGGCCACACCAGCCGGCGCTTGGACTATCACGCCTCCCACACAACAACTCCCGGATCCAGTACGGACCAGTGCGATCGCTTTCACTCGACGCGGATTCTTGAAATCGTCCGGCTCCATCGTTGCCGCGGGTATCCTTCTCGGCACGAGCAACGCTCCACCCGCGTACGCGGTGGACGAAGATCAGAATGACAATAACAGCAAAAACGAATCAGACCCGAACGACAAAAAGGCTATGGCGCAAGTAGAAAAAGAGCGTCAAcaagccgaaaaggaagcccGCCGTCTggcggaagaaacgaaaaagagaTTGGCCGTGGGGCGGATTGGCACCATTTAA
- a CDS encoding predicted protein encodes MANGLRQRNTTGMLREQEQQQEVRDPTAPSSSLAAPKMLRASPQHHGAVLKLHSALLFMILPRFVQSLIIKFLPFLRPCWQERHLILLGSYLYKFSDEKSSSPKGSPIPVESIEVHAVHSRDADNLVFPSLPSGYQVLSVTTLRKQQYFAVRSKEEASSWLHSLHEARHEATKREMGHAPLESYPQSWSYYDRLGASMAKSKDRVRNRMQEMEMKNLSDDGPMARGYYG; translated from the coding sequence ATGGCAAACGGTTTGAGACAGCGAAATACCACTGGAATGCTTCGCGAACAGGAACAACAGCAAGAAGTGCGAGACCCCACTGCACCGTCGTCGAGTTTGGCGGCACCAAAAATGCTACGAGCATCTCCTCAACACCACGGAGCCGTCCTCAAGCTGCACTCGGCGCTTTTGTTCATGATTCTCCCCCGATTCGTTCAGTCACTGATTATAAAGTTCCTTCCGTTTTTGCGACCTTGCTGGCAAGAGCGGCACCTTATTTTATTGGGCAGCTATCTCTACAAGTTCTCCGATGAGAAAAGTTCTTCTCCCAAAGGCTCTCCCATCCCAGTAGAATCTATAGAAGTACACGCAGTACATTCACGAGACGCTGATAATCTGGTGTTTCCCTCGTTACCTAGTGGCTATCAGGTACTATCGGTGACAACCTTGCGGAAACAACAGTACTTTGCTGTCCGGAGTAAAGAAGAGGCCTCGAGCTGGCTCCACAGTTTACACGAAGCCCGTCACGAGGCCACAAAACGAGAGATGGGTCACGCACCACTCGAGTCCTACCCCCAGTCATGGTCTTACTATGATCGTCTCGGAGCATCTATGGCTAAATCTAAAGATCGGGTACGGAACCGCATGCAGGAAATGGAAATGAAGAATTTGAGTGATGATGGTCCCATGGCCCGGGGATACTATGGATAA